One Polaribacter sp. SA4-12 genomic window carries:
- a CDS encoding tRNA1(Val) (adenine(37)-N6)-methyltransferase: protein MSKPFKFKEFTIHQDKTAMKVGTDGVLLGAWCSVDGYPDSILDIGSGTGVISLMIAQRSDAMTIDAVELDENAYEQSVANFEESDWGDRLYCYNATFQEFSDELEEEEETYDLIVSNPPFYTDAFESEDASRNKARFTSSLSFEDLIIGVSKILSENGIFSVVIPFKEEESFIALAKENNLFLNRVCRVQGNEKSEVKRSLMEFSSNEVELKEERLIIEIERHQYTEAYIDLTKDFYLKM from the coding sequence ATGTCTAAACCATTCAAATTTAAAGAGTTTACAATTCATCAAGATAAAACAGCAATGAAAGTTGGTACTGATGGTGTTTTATTAGGTGCTTGGTGTTCTGTTGATGGTTATCCTGACTCAATTTTAGACATTGGTTCTGGTACAGGTGTTATTTCTTTAATGATTGCGCAACGTTCTGATGCGATGACAATTGATGCGGTTGAGCTTGATGAAAATGCCTACGAACAAAGTGTAGCTAATTTTGAAGAATCAGACTGGGGAGACAGATTGTATTGTTACAATGCTACTTTTCAAGAATTTTCTGATGAATTAGAAGAGGAGGAGGAGACTTATGATTTAATAGTTTCTAATCCACCATTTTATACAGATGCCTTTGAATCTGAAGATGCGTCTAGAAATAAAGCTCGTTTTACATCGTCTCTATCTTTTGAAGATTTGATTATTGGTGTTTCTAAAATTTTATCAGAAAACGGAATTTTCTCTGTTGTAATTCCTTTTAAAGAGGAGGAGAGTTTTATCGCTTTAGCGAAAGAAAATAATTTGTTTTTGAATAGAGTTTGTAGAGTTCAAGGAAATGAAAAGTCCGAAGTAAAAAGAAGTTTAATGGAGTTTTCTTCTAATGAAGTTGAATTGAAAGAAGAACGTTTAATTATAGAAATTGAGCGTCATCAATACACAGAAGCGTATATTGATTTAACAAAAGACTTTTATTTAAAAATGTAA
- a CDS encoding saccharopine dehydrogenase family protein has protein sequence MKNILIIGAGKSSSYLIKYLLEKSNEEKLHLIIGDISTSNANKLINNHKNAESVVLDVFNAEQRHQFIKKADMVISMLPARFHIEVAKDCITYNKHMVTASYISKEMKELDEAAKKKGLVFMNEIGVDPGIDHMSAMQVIDRIRENDAKMLLFESFTGGLVAPESDNNLWNYKFTWNPRNVVLAGQGGAAMFIQEGTYKYIPYHKLFRRTEFLNINGSGKFEAYANRDSLKYRSIYGLDEISTMYRGTIRKVGFSRAWNIFIQLGMTDDSYTIEDSENMSYRDFVNLFLAYSPSDSVELKLRSYLKIDQDDVMWEKLIELDIFNPKKKIELKNATPAKMLQKILEDSWTLQEDDKDMIVMQHLFGYEINGKKRQIESSLVVYGENQTYTAMAKTVGLPVGIAALKILKGEIKTPGVQRPITKEVYEPILKELEEYGIKFTEREVPYLGYNPNHVTG, from the coding sequence GACATTTCTACAAGTAATGCAAACAAACTTATCAATAATCATAAAAATGCTGAAAGTGTAGTTTTAGATGTTTTTAATGCTGAACAACGCCATCAATTCATCAAAAAGGCTGACATGGTTATTTCTATGTTACCAGCAAGGTTTCATATAGAAGTTGCCAAAGATTGCATCACTTATAACAAACACATGGTTACTGCTTCTTATATTTCTAAGGAAATGAAAGAACTAGATGAAGCTGCAAAGAAGAAAGGTTTGGTTTTTATGAACGAAATTGGTGTAGATCCAGGAATTGATCATATGAGCGCCATGCAAGTGATTGATAGAATAAGAGAAAATGATGCAAAAATGTTATTATTTGAATCTTTTACAGGTGGTTTAGTGGCTCCAGAAAGTGATAATAACTTATGGAATTATAAATTTACATGGAACCCTAGAAATGTAGTTTTAGCAGGACAAGGAGGCGCTGCAATGTTTATTCAAGAAGGAACTTACAAATACATACCATATCACAAATTATTTAGAAGAACAGAATTTTTAAACATTAATGGAAGCGGAAAATTTGAAGCTTATGCAAATAGAGATTCACTAAAATACAGAAGTATTTATGGATTAGATGAAATTTCAACAATGTATAGAGGAACCATAAGAAAAGTAGGTTTTTCTAGAGCTTGGAATATTTTTATTCAATTAGGTATGACAGATGACTCTTATACAATTGAAGATTCTGAAAACATGAGTTACAGGGATTTTGTAAACTTATTTTTAGCGTATTCTCCATCAGATTCTGTAGAATTAAAATTACGCTCTTATTTAAAAATAGATCAAGATGATGTAATGTGGGAAAAATTAATTGAACTTGATATTTTTAATCCAAAGAAAAAAATTGAATTGAAAAATGCAACTCCTGCAAAAATGCTTCAAAAAATATTAGAAGATTCTTGGACTTTACAAGAAGATGATAAAGATATGATTGTGATGCAACACTTGTTTGGCTATGAAATAAATGGTAAAAAACGACAAATTGAAAGTAGTTTAGTTGTTTACGGAGAAAACCAAACGTATACCGCAATGGCAAAAACAGTTGGTTTACCTGTTGGAATTGCAGCTTTAAAAATATTAAAAGGAGAAATTAAAACTCCAGGTGTACAAAGACCAATTACTAAAGAAGTGTATGAACCAATTTTAAAAGAATTAGAAGAATACGGAATAAAATTCACAGAAAGAGAAGTTCCTTATTTAGGATACAATCCTAATCATGTAACTGGATAA